The sequence below is a genomic window from Xiphophorus maculatus strain JP 163 A chromosome 10, X_maculatus-5.0-male, whole genome shotgun sequence.
gaaacttcatgttttattttggcttaaaaaaaaacacggaaAGTTTGCCTCCTCAGACACAAACGAGTCACAGCTGGTTGTTTCCTCAACTTCAGTGTCTTCACATCTTAAAAAGAGCACAGTTGTCTTTCAAGTGCAAATTCAGTTTATGGGCTTTTGCTAAAGTATTCGCACCCCTCCATGTCTTTCACATTGTCTCCTGTTAAATGTTTGGTGAAATTCTTTAGGCCTTTATATGATAGAGAAACCCAACATAGTGCATATCGTGAagtaaatgtttacttttcgaggaaaaagttttagaaatgttttgtgcGTATCTTTTCGGTCCCTGTTAAAGATAAACATATCCACCATCCTTTTTTCAGAGTTGCCATGGTGTATTTATGGTGATGTGTAAGTTTTACTCCACATAGAGCTTTGAATGTAGGCcattaagtttaattttagcCTTATTGGAGCAAAGCATCTTCATGTTTCTCTGACCCGTGAAGCCTTTGCTGAACAGCTGTGCAAGATGAGATTAATTTTGCTCTGGATGTTTTGTTTAGGGCTAAGGgagtaaatacaaatgcacatcaaCGTTTTAGACttcaatttgaaaaataaaatataaataaagatgttttccgttccatttcacaattactGGGTAGGTTGTGTTTTGTCCATccccaaataaaatacattgaagtttctgtatataatgtgacaaaatatcaataagtttaaggagtgtgaatactttttcaaggttCTGTAGCTAATGTCATAATTTATGTCTAGaataatattttacagtgaaagagagaaaactgtttgaagtAGAGTTCTGATTTCAGTGTGACGTTTTCTTGGTAATACTTGAAAAGATCATTTCTGAAATGGGAGTTTACAATGGTTTTCCAGATCCATAATCGTGTTGTTTTTTAGATACATGATCAAACATTTAATAATCCAGTAAAAAACCTACAAACTTCGATGACTAAAAAATGTGACctgtctttaaaataaaatagcgTTCACATGCAGCCTATTAAAGTGAGGAATAATGTAACTGTTCCAGATTATATTTGCCTTTTAACATTGAGATTAAAAGTGCTAATGCTGTCTTGTACTACTTGAAAGCCATTCATTGTTAAATTTGAAACtgtaataaagtttaattttgaacAAAAGCCTGAGTGTGTTcgaccagcaggtggcagtagaGTCACtattaaaggaagaaaaaaaataatacccATACATCTGAGAAAAGATAAGAACTCTCCTGCACATAATGCTCAAATGTCCATTTAGATCCACATTTAGCTTATGAAGTTGCTTTAGCGGAGCTGCATTATTAAATGAAGAGCAGCAGTCAAGAGCCGAGTGTGAGTTACTAGTGTCTGCTTACCATCACCAGGCCAACGAAACCTACCAGCAACTGCTGAGGGGAAAACAGCAAACTGCTTTATAACATGACACAGTGATCTCACCAAGATCAGCTTGCTAACAGCAGCAACCATCAGAGTGTTTCCTCCTGAATATATTAATGATCTTGCATCCAGAAAGCCACCTTTTGCATAGGAAGGACCTCAGGTACAATGAAATTGTCTTACTTTAATAAACATTGACAAAGAATTTCAGCAAAAGGTATCTCTACCACAAAGCTGTTTCTTTAGCTTTTCATATGTTTGTTGATTTATAAAATTGCACCTGAAAAAGTTTATTATGGTGGTATTAATTTCATAGATTAAATCAACACTCTGAGCCAGTTAACCATTGGATCTTAAAGCTcttattttctaactttcttTTTCTAGCAGTGAAAACTTGCTAATGTTAATTAGTATCTTTTGAAAGGTGATTATGTAGAGactgaaaaggttttaaacTATTGCTTTTTAACTTGCTGCAGTAGGTTGCTGTGCTACTTGACTAATGGTAGCAAGTGTGCAAACGTAACAAATGGAGATTATGTTTTAGCTGTATTCTATTTATTGTCCCACTCTGGTTTGGGGGGGAATCAATTAAAAGGAACAAACAATCACAACTGTTGTTTTAtattacaatttgtttttttaaagttttattagcATGTATCTGTGGTAGTTTGCCAGATGTAGCTAGCACTTAAACAGGAAAATTGTGGTGGTCAGCATCGAGCCACAAAGTTTAACCTGTGTCTTTTTTGGTGCACGTTAAACTGTAATCTACCTACAAGCAGTGTATTATTTTCTAGTGTTTTGTTAGTGCATGTGAAATAAaacttgataaaaatgtttaaacaatttattttaagttataatttaaTGTTACCCCAAAAATCTTTACAACGGTCATTTACAAAATTTATAAACTTgcatttgattaataaaaaacatactaaacaattatttttccaGCACAGTAAAAATGGATAAAACGCCCTTCACAAGGTGACAAATCCTTTTCTCTgagtttttattacttattttagaTATCTACCTAGAAAACAATAGTTAATACAATCTAAATTACTTCTGGAGCTACTGtgaacatttaataatttttctgacattttgtattttaatcaagtattgcatcttttttcataaaattcaaGCAAATGGACTGTATCTTTTCATAAAAGGtcctttttaaatcataaaaatacataattgcTACACAAGACAAAGGAGGTTAAGCTTAAGCTACTTCATTTCAgctcttatttaaaaaaaacaccagtgcaaacataaaaaaatgcttgagAACATTTGGATATTTGCTGTTAGAATTCAACATTtacaataatgagagaaatgtttccagaaccGGTCCATCATTCAGTTTGTGAATATATTAACGTCGGTTTCAAGATAccacttgtttgttttagttacTGTTGCTACTTGGACGCGGTACAGTGTGGCAATAGCCCTTGTCTGAGTGATTTATGACACTTTTATGATCATGTAGATGTATTTTGCTATTTGTCCGTCTTGTTTCTATGATTTTCACTACTGAGGTTGTGCTCTGCGAACAGGCTCGGGTTTTCTGCCAGCGTGGATCgcactttctttttctctttgaagCGACCGGAGTGGGACACTTTGACATGGCGGCCTTTGGTGGCAGATTTATCCACAATCTTCTCCAGTCTTGCATTGAACTGGCTGTCCATATTGTCTGAAGAGATGCCTGCTTGGTCTTTGTTCTCATTGTTGCATCCGTGCTCTGCTGGGATTTCATACAAAACCTTAGGTTCAGATTTCTTCTTGCGTGAGAAGGTCAGCTTCCACCAGCTTGAGTCAGCCATAGCACCACGGAGACTGGAGGGATGGCCCTGCAGGAATGACAATGCACCGTTAAGATGGCTGTCAGGATTCAGTTAAAGCTGCTTCTTTCTTTAACCCTGTTATGACAATCAAAAGATAATGAAAGGCAAACAGTGATTGAGAATTGTAATAGAAATTTCAATGACTTCATGTTTCTTCCTGGAAATTGAGTTAACATCATTTGTAATcacagaaatattcaaaattgaATATATCGAAACTTTTTATGTCCAGAATGAGTGAACAGAATCTATTTTATCAGCGCTTTTTAGAACAAtacagtaaacacaaaatgctatGAGCAAAATTCCAAAGCACCTGCAGATAAAGAAAGTCTACAGTCATGGTCTTCATGCTGGTTTGCATGAATTAAATTATTCACACAATTAACAGAGATATTAAACTTTTCGTgattaacataaataataaaaaacagcatgTCTCATCCATCCTTGGCGTACATTAGTGGATTGAACTGCCATCTACACCAAACATGCCGTCAGTACTTTCAAAGTATAGGTGATCTTGCACGTTTtattgttaaagtaaaacatttttcacaaaataaaaataataaaacagatcaCTAACAATCCCTTTTGAATCAATACCACATGGGAGTTGCATACTGTTAATTTCCCAGCTTTCTGTCGTGGGTTGCTGTGTTGCACAGTTGGTGTTAACATatgttaaaaaagaagaagaaaaaaacctggaaaattagatcctttaattgtttttttttttccttctgttttctgtacattttcaaTTAATGCTGCATGGCAGTGGCAAACCAGTACTTTCCTAATTTTGTGTAGCAGGAAATTGTGGTGTATCTTTAACACTAATTGCCAGCGTGGAAAAACGAGTGGtaaactgtattatttttctttcttttctcctttggtaatatacattaaaaataatcgtgatccaaaatatttgattttatgcTATCTAAATCggataatttaaaatgtgacaaattgtaGCAGTTTGCTGCTGTTGTGCTAATGTTATCATGTGTGTAAATAGAAAGAGTGCAGATAGCTGAGCTAGCtctattttttcaatttttttcctctattaGGTTGCCAGATAATGTAGcattgaagtaaaaaaaaaaaaaggtttgctgGTTGGTCATGCTTGTCATTTTTGCTTAAGTGTGGGTATAAGCAATAGACCAATAATAAGgacaatacaaacaaaaatgatctaTATCATTGAAACTCTGGGCTCCACTTTCTGAACTATTGGCTTCTAATGAAAGTGGAGTCAGAAGTGTTTGACTATTTTATGCTGAATTGCTTAATACATTGAAGATAAcaaataaatggtttaaaaagactttgtctttaaatatcaCTTCTGTTGCAGCTCTGTGTTTAATTGTTTTCCATGTTGATCAGTTCAAAAGTACAAATAACAATGTGCTCTTATTGTGTACACAGTGTTCTGCTCAACAGGCTCTTTCTTAGAAAGCTGAGCATAGCTATTGTTGCCCTCTTTCACCTGCTGCTCATCTCTCGGGTTAGGAGTCGTAGCGACACCAGACACCTTGGTCTCAGCTGATAAATTAATGATTATCTGAACAGGATCCTCTGTTACTCCCGTGCGATCTGATACGAAAAAGCTTCTCACTGATCAAGAAACACGCTGCCAGTCTTTAACTTGCAGAGCAGAAACTTATGCAAGGACTTGCTGCTACTGTTGTAACATCAAAATTGTCTGGATTAAGTGTGTTGTCTGTATACATGTAGGGTTCTGTGATTTATCTTCAtatgaatttattctgtttttgcgtttttgtcacatttaatgtCTCAAACTATGAAACACACTCTAATAACAAAGATAGCAAGAGTATAAATCCAAAAAACAAGCTTCAtatgattatttcatttttcaaggAGCAAAATTCAAACCAACCCGGTCTTGAATGACAAACTAATCCATTGTTAAATCGTGGCTTAACTGTAATAAACCacacttttgaaatgtttaaatcagtTTCTCTGACCATACCCAGTTCTGATTGCTCTTAGACATGTGAAACGAAGAAATCACTTATCTGACATGAAGGacacgtgaaaaaaaaaatagtcacaTCAAGTCCGTTCTGaacaaattcataaaaatatcttttttaaataaataaatagattgcTGTTAGAAAACCATTTTCCACAGAGCTAAGGCTTCAT
It includes:
- the prr15l gene encoding proline-rich protein 15-like protein; the encoded protein is MADSSWWKLTFSRKKKSEPKVLYEIPAEHGCNNENKDQAGISSDNMDSQFNARLEKIVDKSATKGRHVKVSHSGRFKEKKKVRSTLAENPSLFAEHNLSSENHRNKTDK